The following coding sequences lie in one Kribbella sp. NBC_00709 genomic window:
- a CDS encoding carbohydrate ABC transporter permease gives MTGTATVPATADALTGPPAGQRARRGIWSYWRFYLALSPFYVLFAVFGLYPMLSTIVLAFQRWDGLSPRKFTGLGNFAFLIQDPTFWTALENTVVLFLMSTVPTLVLALLLAVMLQSAVRFTNVYRIAYFIPNVTSLVAMAIFFSSIFSTNFGLVNAALRSLGIPQQDWLGQPWGIKIAISTMIVWQWVGYNTLIYLAGLQAIPKDQYEAAKVDGAGAVRTFFSITLPQLRPVVLFTVIMSTIGGLQTFTEPQVMVGNSGGTGQSGMTVVLFFYRAAFLDNDYGYAAAIALSIFVLVLLFTAINWRIFRGRSEDR, from the coding sequence GTGACTGGTACTGCGACTGTGCCGGCGACCGCCGACGCGCTGACCGGACCACCTGCCGGTCAGCGCGCCAGGCGGGGGATCTGGTCGTACTGGCGGTTCTATCTGGCGTTGTCGCCGTTCTACGTCCTGTTCGCGGTGTTCGGGCTGTACCCGATGCTGTCCACGATCGTGCTGGCGTTCCAGCGCTGGGACGGGCTCAGCCCGCGGAAGTTCACCGGGCTGGGCAACTTCGCGTTCCTGATCCAGGATCCGACGTTCTGGACGGCGCTGGAGAACACCGTCGTCCTGTTCCTGATGTCGACGGTCCCGACACTGGTCCTCGCGCTCCTGCTCGCGGTGATGCTGCAGTCGGCGGTCCGGTTCACCAACGTCTACCGGATCGCGTACTTCATCCCGAACGTCACCTCGCTGGTCGCGATGGCGATCTTCTTCAGCTCGATCTTCAGCACGAACTTCGGCCTGGTGAACGCGGCACTGCGATCCCTCGGCATCCCGCAGCAGGACTGGCTCGGTCAGCCGTGGGGAATCAAGATCGCGATCTCCACGATGATCGTGTGGCAGTGGGTCGGGTACAACACGCTGATCTACCTGGCCGGCCTGCAGGCGATCCCGAAGGACCAGTACGAGGCGGCGAAGGTGGACGGGGCCGGCGCCGTACGGACGTTCTTCTCGATCACGCTGCCGCAGCTGCGTCCCGTCGTACTGTTCACCGTCATCATGTCGACGATCGGCGGGCTGCAGACGTTCACCGAGCCGCAGGTGATGGTCGGCAACAGCGGCGGCACCGGGCAGAGCGGCATGACCGTGGTGCTGTTCTTCTACCGGGCCGCGTTCCTGGACAACGACTACGGGTACGCCGCCGCGATCGCGCTCAGCATCTTCGTACTCGTGTTGTTGTTCACGGCAATCAACTGGCGGATCTTCCGGGGCCGGAGTGAGGACCGATGA
- a CDS encoding carbohydrate ABC transporter permease translates to MTRYRLRGIALHAALVLALLVFMFPFVWTIIMASNTTADIYRFPPKFTFGGHFGDNVRHVLDNVAFFQSMANTATVAVSTTLLVLFFDSLAAFTFAKFRFPGRNALFVVLLATMLLPAQLAAVPQFQTMALLGWVGSLKALIIPGAANAFGIFWMRQYFQNSIHDELIEAATLDGCGFYGTYWHVALPSARPALAFLGIFTFVGSWNDYMWPLIVLTNPDHVTLQVALSTLNRSHGVDYSMVMTGALMAMVPLVIVFAIFARQFIKGATEGAVRG, encoded by the coding sequence ATGACGCGTTACCGGCTGCGCGGGATCGCGCTGCACGCCGCACTCGTGCTGGCGCTGCTGGTGTTCATGTTCCCGTTCGTGTGGACGATCATCATGGCGTCGAACACGACCGCGGACATCTACCGGTTCCCGCCGAAGTTCACCTTCGGCGGTCACTTCGGCGACAACGTCCGGCACGTGCTCGACAACGTCGCGTTCTTCCAGTCGATGGCGAACACGGCGACGGTGGCGGTCTCGACCACGTTGCTGGTGCTGTTCTTCGACTCGCTGGCGGCGTTCACGTTCGCCAAGTTCCGGTTCCCGGGGCGGAATGCGTTGTTCGTCGTACTGCTGGCGACGATGCTGCTGCCGGCGCAACTGGCCGCCGTACCGCAGTTCCAGACGATGGCGCTCCTGGGCTGGGTCGGATCGTTGAAGGCGCTGATCATCCCCGGAGCGGCGAACGCGTTCGGCATCTTCTGGATGCGGCAGTACTTCCAGAACTCGATCCACGACGAGTTGATCGAGGCGGCGACGCTGGACGGCTGCGGCTTCTACGGCACGTACTGGCATGTGGCGCTGCCGTCGGCGCGGCCGGCGCTGGCGTTCCTCGGCATCTTCACGTTCGTCGGTTCGTGGAACGACTACATGTGGCCGCTGATCGTGCTGACCAACCCGGACCACGTGACGCTGCAGGTCGCCCTGTCGACACTGAACCGGTCGCACGGCGTCGACTACAGCATGGTGATGACCGGTGCGCTGATGGCGATGGTGCCGCTGGTGATCGTCTTCGCGATCTTCGCCCGCCAGTTCATCAAGGGTGCGACGGAAGGCGCCGTCCGCGGTTGA
- a CDS encoding caspase, EACC1-associated type produces the protein MPSYDGTPERTCEMDGSRVALVVANDQYDDPGLKRLVAPAQDAAALAGVLADPAVGGFEVQVLRNAPAQDIRLAVEDFFADRNPEDLLLLHFSCHGLKNSAGELFLAVADTKPARLASTAVAADFVNRQMADSRAQRIALFLDCCYGGAFPRGMVVRAAGEAQVLDAFARQAEVGGGRGRVVITASSAMEYAFEGGQLASDASAPAPSVFTGAVVDGLTTGEADRDGDGWVGLTELVGFVTDRIHRVTPNQNPQMWTFGSQGELLIARSRVRRITPAPLAPELTQAMESPLPAARFGVVDYLRERLYDEDLGQAYAAWKALRQMIDDDSRKVSEAASEALSSAELRVTPGSVELTGATSADLHLAGPPIALTAGASSNVDWLKLEQEGEVIRLHAEQSTPGTHEAEVQLAGPVGERTIPVRLTIAEAPPLSPEPAPTPAATSAPRPAPKSAARPTWPAPEAKPKAEKPAPKAAAVRAPAATSAPAPTPREPTGELSGEPPSGEPPWWLIGVLIAAGAFLVYLNWPGIAYSRKLWYDSNQGWYLYRTWYDPAIAGAFVALLAALVARWAGTVALGVVAGCAVAAIEGAAVIVGGGISADETSAWSLSAAIGIALTAVLLRVLKPPGWPLWPVWPPAAAMVVAGGILLVLSAVVPHSDGVSFFTVTPLAILDPIVAVALAWPALAAVDARTRTWLTAAVVTYSAIGIVGGIPALTQGHSAADFLTGLFGNALVAIGVLVNRGRRLPSHP, from the coding sequence ATGCCTTCGTACGACGGCACGCCGGAGCGGACGTGTGAGATGGACGGTTCGCGCGTCGCGCTCGTGGTGGCGAACGACCAGTACGACGACCCCGGTCTGAAGCGGCTCGTCGCCCCGGCGCAGGACGCTGCCGCGCTGGCCGGCGTACTGGCGGATCCGGCGGTCGGCGGATTCGAGGTCCAGGTACTGCGGAACGCGCCCGCGCAGGACATCCGGCTCGCGGTCGAGGACTTCTTCGCCGACCGCAATCCGGAAGACCTGCTGTTGCTGCATTTCTCCTGCCATGGGTTGAAGAACTCGGCCGGTGAACTGTTCCTCGCGGTCGCCGACACCAAGCCGGCCCGGCTCGCGTCGACGGCGGTGGCCGCGGACTTCGTCAACCGGCAGATGGCGGACAGCCGGGCGCAGCGGATCGCGTTGTTCCTGGACTGTTGCTACGGCGGTGCGTTCCCGCGCGGCATGGTGGTGCGGGCGGCCGGCGAGGCACAGGTACTGGACGCATTCGCCCGGCAGGCCGAAGTCGGCGGCGGCCGTGGGCGGGTGGTGATCACCGCGTCCAGCGCGATGGAGTACGCCTTCGAGGGCGGGCAGTTGGCGTCCGACGCCTCGGCGCCTGCGCCGTCGGTCTTCACCGGCGCTGTGGTGGACGGGCTGACGACCGGCGAGGCGGACCGGGACGGCGACGGCTGGGTCGGTCTGACCGAACTGGTCGGGTTCGTCACCGATCGGATTCACCGGGTCACGCCGAACCAGAACCCGCAGATGTGGACCTTCGGCTCGCAGGGCGAGCTGCTGATCGCCCGCAGCCGGGTACGCCGGATCACGCCGGCGCCGCTCGCGCCGGAACTGACCCAGGCGATGGAGAGTCCGTTGCCGGCGGCAAGGTTCGGCGTCGTCGACTACCTGCGCGAACGGCTGTACGACGAGGACCTCGGGCAGGCGTACGCCGCCTGGAAGGCGCTGCGGCAGATGATCGACGACGACAGCCGCAAGGTCTCCGAGGCCGCGTCCGAGGCACTGTCGAGCGCGGAACTCCGGGTCACGCCCGGGTCCGTGGAACTCACCGGCGCAACGTCCGCCGACCTGCATCTGGCCGGTCCGCCGATTGCCTTGACCGCTGGGGCGTCTTCGAACGTCGACTGGCTGAAGCTCGAGCAGGAAGGCGAGGTCATCCGCCTCCACGCCGAGCAGTCCACACCAGGCACCCACGAAGCCGAAGTCCAACTGGCCGGACCGGTCGGGGAGCGGACCATCCCGGTCCGGCTGACGATCGCCGAAGCACCACCTCTGTCACCGGAGCCCGCACCGACGCCCGCAGCGACGTCCGCTCCGAGGCCTGCGCCGAAGTCCGCCGCGCGGCCGACGTGGCCTGCGCCGGAGGCGAAACCCAAGGCGGAGAAGCCCGCACCGAAGGCGGCCGCGGTGCGAGCGCCGGCCGCAACCTCGGCTCCGGCGCCGACGCCCCGCGAACCGACCGGCGAGCTCTCGGGTGAGCCGCCGTCGGGTGAGCCGCCGTGGTGGTTGATCGGCGTGCTGATCGCCGCGGGCGCGTTCCTCGTCTACCTGAACTGGCCAGGCATCGCCTATTCCCGCAAGCTCTGGTACGACTCGAACCAAGGCTGGTACCTGTACCGGACCTGGTACGACCCCGCCATCGCCGGCGCCTTCGTCGCCCTCCTCGCGGCCCTCGTCGCGCGCTGGGCCGGCACAGTCGCCCTGGGCGTCGTAGCCGGGTGCGCGGTCGCCGCGATCGAGGGCGCCGCCGTGATCGTCGGCGGCGGGATCTCCGCCGACGAGACCTCCGCATGGTCCCTGTCCGCCGCGATCGGGATCGCGCTAACCGCCGTACTCCTGCGCGTGCTGAAGCCGCCAGGTTGGCCACTCTGGCCGGTGTGGCCACCGGCCGCCGCGATGGTCGTTGCCGGGGGCATCTTGCTGGTGCTGAGCGCGGTCGTCCCGCACAGCGACGGGGTCTCGTTCTTCACCGTCACCCCGCTGGCGATCCTCGACCCGATCGTGGCCGTCGCCCTCGCCTGGCCGGCCCTGGCCGCTGTCGATGCCAGGACCAGGACCTGGCTGACCGCGGCCGTGGTGACCTACTCGGCGATCGGCATCGTCGGCGGGATCCCGGCCCTGACCCAGGGACACTCGGCGGCCGACTTCCTCACCGGCCTGTTCGGCAACGCACTGGTCGCGATCGGCGTGCTCGTCAACCGCGGACGGCGCCTTCCGTCGCACCCTTGA
- a CDS encoding flotillin family protein, whose amino-acid sequence MLWTYVIIAAVAVVVLLILFRMVWRVAEPNEALIISGLGAHSSSEQVNETLGFKIVVGRGTSVLPGFQTVRRLPLDIRATPLTVTCVSSQGIPLHIKGVTAYKVGDDYGSIANAARRFLEQSDEQVMSTIHELFAGHLRAIVGSTTVEEMLHDRETLTTNIRGSLAGDMEKLGLVVDSLQIQEIDDESGYIRNLGRPQAAAVEAAARIAQAERDREATEREQVAAAAKAAAIRESEIAKAGYQAEVDQASSKAFQAGPLAAALAKQEVVVAETETAKLNASLSERQLESTVLKPADAEAYKQRTLAQAARDAQIAAAEANAREVQLRGEAQAKATELTGKAEASAVEAKAMAEAAGIKARAEALATNTDAVVAQQLAEAYPEIVRAASSSFDKVGNMVVLNGAQGIEDTLVKTITMGGSGFALAKQLIESLATKPDKPTLESVPDETA is encoded by the coding sequence ATGCTCTGGACGTACGTGATCATCGCCGCCGTCGCGGTGGTGGTCCTGCTCATCCTGTTCCGGATGGTCTGGCGGGTGGCGGAGCCGAACGAGGCGCTGATCATCTCCGGCCTCGGCGCGCACTCCAGCTCCGAGCAGGTCAACGAGACCCTCGGTTTCAAGATCGTGGTCGGCCGCGGCACCTCGGTGCTGCCGGGCTTCCAGACGGTACGGCGGCTGCCGCTGGACATCCGCGCCACGCCGTTGACCGTGACGTGCGTGTCCAGCCAGGGCATCCCGCTGCACATCAAGGGCGTCACGGCGTACAAGGTCGGTGACGACTACGGCTCGATCGCGAACGCGGCCCGGCGGTTCCTGGAGCAGAGCGACGAGCAGGTGATGAGCACGATCCACGAGCTGTTCGCCGGTCACCTGCGGGCGATCGTCGGCTCCACCACGGTCGAGGAGATGCTGCACGACCGGGAGACGCTGACCACCAACATCCGCGGCTCGCTGGCCGGCGACATGGAGAAGCTCGGCCTGGTCGTGGACTCGCTGCAGATCCAGGAGATCGACGACGAGTCCGGCTACATCAGGAACCTGGGCCGCCCGCAGGCCGCCGCGGTCGAGGCCGCGGCCCGGATCGCGCAGGCCGAGCGGGATCGCGAGGCCACCGAGCGCGAGCAGGTCGCCGCGGCGGCCAAGGCCGCGGCGATCCGGGAGAGCGAGATCGCGAAGGCCGGCTACCAGGCCGAGGTCGACCAGGCGTCCTCGAAGGCGTTCCAGGCCGGCCCGCTGGCGGCCGCGCTGGCCAAGCAGGAGGTCGTCGTCGCCGAGACGGAGACCGCGAAGCTGAACGCGTCGCTGTCCGAGCGGCAGCTGGAGTCGACGGTGCTGAAGCCGGCCGACGCCGAGGCGTACAAGCAGCGCACGCTGGCCCAGGCCGCCCGGGACGCACAGATCGCGGCCGCCGAGGCGAACGCCCGGGAGGTCCAGTTGCGGGGTGAGGCGCAGGCGAAGGCGACCGAGCTGACCGGTAAGGCCGAGGCGTCCGCCGTCGAGGCGAAGGCGATGGCCGAGGCGGCCGGTATCAAGGCGCGCGCCGAGGCGCTGGCCACGAACACCGACGCGGTCGTCGCGCAGCAGCTGGCCGAGGCGTACCCGGAGATCGTCCGGGCCGCGTCGTCGTCGTTCGACAAGGTCGGCAACATGGTCGTGCTGAACGGCGCCCAGGGCATCGAAGACACCCTGGTCAAGACGATCACCATGGGCGGCTCGGGCTTCGCGCTGGCCAAGCAGCTGATCGAGTCGCTGGCCACCAAGCCCGACAAGCCGACCCTGGAGTCCGTCCCCGACGAAACCGCCTGA
- a CDS encoding S1 family peptidase, with product MKVLLAAVITAGVLTVPAQAIAAPEPLAVAGQSAAMQRDFGLTDQQLQQRLVAETSAAKLLPAAQKAAGAAFGGAWYNDATHELVVGVVGPDRAAAVRATGATVTAVPVTAKTLDHRKAAVDKLAGKIVPAAVSGWAADPRTGSVVINVQAGKRSQAVDAFVAKVAKAGPVTVKEVAAQVPRTYSAGTVGGDPYYVSNIRCSIGFSVYGGFVTAGHCGRSGTVSGWDGSAIGSFQAWSFPDNDYAWVSVGNGWWTVPVVLGWGQVSDQLVRGSAEAPIGSSVCRSGSTSHWHCGTILAKNETVNYGNGQLFYGATKTSVCAEGGDSGGSFITGDQAQGVTSGGWGDCTSGGETWFQPVNEILQNYGLTLHTA from the coding sequence ATGAAGGTCCTACTGGCCGCCGTGATCACGGCGGGTGTCCTGACCGTGCCCGCACAGGCGATCGCCGCGCCCGAACCACTGGCTGTGGCCGGCCAATCGGCCGCCATGCAACGTGACTTCGGGCTGACCGACCAGCAGTTGCAGCAACGGCTCGTGGCCGAGACGTCGGCCGCGAAGCTGTTGCCCGCGGCCCAGAAGGCAGCCGGCGCCGCGTTCGGCGGAGCCTGGTACAACGACGCCACGCACGAGCTTGTCGTCGGCGTTGTTGGTCCGGACCGTGCGGCCGCCGTACGAGCCACCGGAGCCACAGTCACCGCCGTACCGGTGACTGCCAAGACGCTGGACCACCGGAAGGCCGCCGTCGACAAGCTGGCCGGCAAGATCGTGCCGGCTGCGGTCAGCGGCTGGGCTGCCGACCCGCGGACCGGCAGCGTGGTGATCAACGTCCAAGCAGGTAAGCGATCCCAGGCCGTCGACGCGTTCGTGGCCAAGGTCGCCAAGGCCGGCCCGGTCACGGTGAAGGAGGTAGCGGCCCAGGTGCCACGCACGTACTCCGCCGGCACGGTCGGCGGCGACCCGTACTACGTCAGCAACATCCGCTGCTCGATCGGCTTCTCCGTGTACGGCGGATTCGTCACCGCCGGCCACTGTGGTCGTAGCGGCACGGTCAGCGGCTGGGACGGCTCGGCCATCGGGTCGTTCCAGGCCTGGTCGTTCCCCGACAACGACTACGCCTGGGTCTCGGTCGGCAACGGCTGGTGGACCGTACCGGTGGTGCTCGGCTGGGGACAGGTGAGCGACCAGCTGGTCCGCGGGTCGGCGGAGGCCCCGATCGGTTCGTCGGTCTGCCGGAGCGGTTCGACGTCGCACTGGCACTGCGGCACGATCCTGGCCAAGAACGAGACCGTGAACTACGGCAACGGTCAGCTGTTCTACGGCGCGACCAAGACCAGCGTCTGCGCCGAGGGTGGCGATTCCGGCGGGTCGTTCATCACCGGCGACCAGGCGCAGGGCGTGACGTCCGGCGGCTGGGGCGACTGCACCAGCGGCGGCGAGACCTGGTTCCAGCCGGTCAACGAGATCCTGCAGAACTACGGCCTGACCCTCCACACCGCCTGA
- a CDS encoding response regulator transcription factor, with protein MRVIILEDNPILAEGLGLLLDNNGFEVAAVATDADEFAKAIAEHHVDIAVVDVRLPPTYTDEGLRAAIEARRGRPGLPVLVFSQYVEEVYAAELLAAGSEGVGYLLKDRVSRVDEFLDAVRRVAAGGTVLDPEVVSQLMVKRSSPLDRLTPREREVLALMAEGLGNTAIGEKLIISDGAVHKHVGNVFLKLDLVPTDSGHRRVLAVLAYLGL; from the coding sequence GTGCGGGTGATCATCCTCGAGGACAACCCGATCCTCGCCGAGGGCCTCGGACTGCTGCTGGACAACAACGGTTTCGAGGTCGCCGCGGTCGCCACCGACGCGGACGAGTTCGCCAAGGCGATCGCCGAGCACCACGTGGACATCGCCGTGGTCGACGTACGACTGCCGCCGACCTACACCGACGAGGGCCTGCGGGCCGCGATCGAGGCCCGCCGCGGCCGGCCGGGGCTCCCGGTGCTGGTGTTCTCGCAGTACGTCGAGGAGGTGTACGCGGCCGAGCTCCTCGCCGCCGGCAGCGAAGGCGTCGGCTACCTCCTGAAGGACCGGGTGTCCCGCGTCGACGAATTCCTGGATGCGGTACGGCGGGTTGCGGCCGGCGGGACTGTGCTCGACCCGGAGGTGGTCAGCCAGCTGATGGTCAAGCGGAGCAGCCCGCTCGACCGGCTCACGCCCCGCGAACGCGAGGTACTCGCGCTGATGGCCGAAGGACTCGGCAACACCGCGATCGGCGAGAAGCTGATCATCTCCGACGGCGCTGTGCACAAGCACGTCGGCAATGTCTTCCTCAAACTCGACCTGGTGCCGACCGACTCGGGCCACCGCCGCGTCCTCGCCGTTCTCGCCTACCTCGGGCTGTGA
- a CDS encoding sensor histidine kinase, which translates to MVNKILARGGRACAYLAVRYLRALLLLLALPNGVLLGWLITPFTGALVKLANSERRRAAKYLGRSGDAPLPAATPRQPGDVVTLFRDRSFKRSLWLLLTPLAMVPELLVAVIGLVGVPAAVAGMLLWKLDPGNFSLMGIDVNNWFQALTLGPLQVLFSLGVLGWVAPALARGHAKAALTLLAPSQDQLENAMLSQRVDELTKSRAGAVDSHGAELRRIERDLHDGTQAQLVSLAMRIGIAKQTMAEDPEKAAKLLDDARDGAEQAMTELRGVLRTMYPPILADRGLAGAVSALAARCPLPVQLRIGELGEVPAAVEAAAYFVVAESLTNVTKHSAAGHVDVQLERRGSELYLVVMDDGIGGARISEQSDLLGRGSGLHGMLHRVQAIDGQMELQSPIGGPTTVEVILPCG; encoded by the coding sequence ATGGTCAACAAGATCCTGGCTCGGGGCGGACGGGCATGTGCCTACCTGGCGGTCCGCTACCTCCGGGCCCTGCTGCTGTTGCTGGCGTTGCCGAACGGTGTGCTCCTCGGCTGGCTGATCACGCCGTTCACCGGCGCGCTGGTGAAGCTGGCCAACAGCGAGCGCCGCCGGGCCGCCAAGTACCTGGGCCGGTCCGGGGACGCGCCGTTGCCGGCAGCCACACCACGCCAGCCAGGCGACGTGGTCACGCTGTTCAGGGACAGGTCGTTCAAGCGCAGTCTGTGGCTGCTGCTCACGCCGCTGGCCATGGTCCCCGAACTGCTCGTCGCGGTGATCGGACTTGTCGGCGTGCCCGCTGCCGTCGCCGGCATGCTGCTGTGGAAGCTTGACCCGGGCAACTTCAGCCTGATGGGCATCGACGTCAACAACTGGTTCCAGGCCCTCACGCTGGGTCCGCTGCAGGTGCTGTTCAGCTTGGGTGTCCTGGGCTGGGTCGCACCGGCTCTGGCTCGCGGACACGCCAAGGCCGCGCTCACCTTGCTCGCTCCCAGCCAGGACCAGCTGGAGAACGCCATGCTGTCGCAGCGGGTCGACGAGCTCACCAAGAGCCGAGCAGGTGCTGTCGACTCCCACGGAGCCGAGCTGCGGCGTATCGAACGGGACCTGCACGACGGGACGCAAGCCCAGCTGGTGTCGCTGGCGATGCGGATCGGTATCGCGAAGCAGACCATGGCGGAGGACCCGGAGAAGGCGGCCAAGCTGCTGGACGACGCCCGTGACGGCGCGGAGCAGGCCATGACCGAGCTGCGCGGCGTACTGCGGACCATGTACCCACCGATCCTTGCTGACCGTGGTCTGGCCGGAGCGGTCTCCGCACTGGCCGCTCGCTGCCCACTGCCGGTCCAGCTCCGCATTGGTGAGCTGGGCGAGGTCCCGGCCGCAGTGGAGGCCGCTGCGTACTTCGTCGTCGCGGAGTCGCTCACCAACGTCACCAAGCACAGTGCGGCCGGGCATGTCGACGTACAGCTCGAGCGGCGTGGCTCGGAGCTCTATCTGGTGGTCATGGACGACGGGATCGGTGGAGCGCGGATCAGTGAGCAGTCCGACCTGCTGGGCCGGGGGAGTGGGCTGCATGGCATGCTCCACCGCGTGCAGGCGATCGACGGTCAGATGGAGCTGCAGAGTCCGATCGGTGGGCCGACCACCGTCGAGGTGATCCTTCCGTGCGGGTGA
- a CDS encoding N-acetylmuramoyl-L-alanine amidase — protein MRNTATILLAVGALALTALPSHAAEPPPPTGQPSLASAFQTAAAKYDVPREVLVGVGFAETHLDGHDGTPSQANGYGVMHLAANNVNKTMSEASKLTGLPVAQLSKDDTSNVLGAAAVLDSYADQAGLQDRSDLGKWYSVIAKYSHSADGPTARLYTDEVYRVIARGVSTAGVSTEPKKVTPDLGAYAKVTPLGTKTKASVQAVDYPGAIWNPACTCNYQVGRTQAITTIVIHVTQGSYAGTISWFKDPAAQVSAHYVVRSSDGQITQMVAEKDTAWHARSANPYAIGIEHEGFIDQPSWFTDAMYRSSAALTANIADRRGIPKDRNHIKGHSEMPGNDHTDPGPNWNWDYYMQLVNGGDPNPPEYNFTTWGNGVNVRSAPQLSASVVTTLPGPTQVFVECQVQGDTVTANGYTNNWWAKLRDQNGYMTNIYIDDPNAKLPGVPDC, from the coding sequence ATGCGGAACACCGCCACGATTCTGCTTGCTGTCGGAGCGCTCGCGCTGACAGCCCTCCCGAGCCACGCCGCCGAGCCACCCCCGCCGACCGGTCAGCCGAGTCTCGCGTCCGCGTTCCAGACCGCGGCCGCGAAGTACGACGTACCGCGTGAGGTGCTGGTCGGCGTCGGGTTCGCCGAGACACACCTCGACGGCCACGACGGTACGCCGAGCCAGGCGAACGGCTACGGCGTCATGCACCTGGCCGCCAACAACGTGAACAAGACGATGTCCGAGGCAAGCAAGCTGACCGGGTTGCCGGTCGCGCAGCTGAGCAAGGACGACACGTCGAACGTCCTCGGCGCCGCCGCGGTGCTCGACTCGTACGCCGATCAAGCCGGCCTGCAGGACCGTTCCGATCTCGGCAAGTGGTACTCCGTGATCGCGAAGTACTCGCATTCCGCGGACGGCCCGACCGCGCGGCTGTACACCGACGAGGTCTACCGGGTGATCGCGCGCGGCGTCAGTACCGCCGGTGTCTCGACCGAGCCGAAGAAGGTCACACCGGACCTCGGCGCCTACGCGAAGGTGACGCCCCTCGGCACCAAGACCAAGGCGTCGGTCCAGGCCGTCGACTACCCGGGCGCGATCTGGAACCCGGCCTGCACCTGCAACTACCAGGTCGGCCGTACGCAGGCGATCACCACGATCGTGATCCACGTGACCCAGGGCTCGTACGCCGGCACGATCAGCTGGTTCAAGGACCCCGCGGCCCAGGTCAGCGCGCACTACGTGGTCCGGTCCAGCGACGGCCAGATCACCCAGATGGTGGCCGAGAAGGACACCGCCTGGCACGCCCGCAGTGCGAACCCGTACGCGATCGGCATCGAGCACGAGGGGTTCATCGACCAGCCGTCGTGGTTCACCGACGCGATGTACCGGTCGTCGGCAGCCCTGACCGCCAACATCGCCGACCGCCGTGGCATCCCGAAGGACCGCAACCACATCAAGGGCCACAGCGAGATGCCCGGCAACGACCACACCGACCCGGGACCGAACTGGAACTGGGACTACTACATGCAGCTGGTGAACGGCGGCGACCCGAACCCGCCGGAGTACAACTTCACCACCTGGGGGAACGGCGTCAACGTCCGCTCCGCCCCGCAGCTGTCCGCCTCGGTCGTGACCACTCTGCCCGGCCCGACCCAGGTCTTCGTCGAGTGCCAGGTCCAGGGCGACACGGTGACCGCCAACGGCTACACCAACAACTGGTGGGCCAAGCTCCGCGACCAGAACGGCTACATGACCAACATCTACATCGACGATCCGAATGCCAAGCTTCCAGGCGTTCCAGACTGCTAG
- a CDS encoding amidohydrolase family protein gives MTVLKLVGTVLPAGEQQELHLSGGLVVDRPTAGDVTTVHTGGWIVPGLVDAHCHIGLDQHGAVDAEVQEQQAIVDRDAGALLVRDAGSAADTRWIDDREDLPKIIRAGRHIARSKRYIRNYGWEIEPEELVAYVEQEAARGDGWVKLVGDWIDRDAGDLTPCWPAEALTAAITRAHELGARVTAHVFGEHALPDLLAAGIDCLEHGTGVEPDLLAQMSANGVAVVPTLIQLENFPEYAEQADAKFPVYSAHMRDLYDRRLHRLRDAFEAGVPVYAGTDAGGVLGHGLVAQEIQALTEIGMSGEQALAAGSWAARAWLGAPSELRPGDPADLVVYDEDPRANPAVLTHPRLIALRGRVMFQR, from the coding sequence ATGACCGTACTCAAGCTGGTCGGCACGGTGCTGCCGGCCGGTGAGCAGCAGGAGCTTCATCTCAGCGGTGGGCTGGTCGTCGACCGGCCCACCGCCGGTGATGTGACGACCGTGCACACCGGCGGCTGGATCGTGCCCGGCCTGGTCGACGCGCACTGCCACATCGGCCTCGACCAGCACGGCGCCGTCGACGCGGAGGTCCAGGAGCAGCAGGCGATCGTGGATCGCGATGCCGGCGCGCTGCTGGTCCGCGACGCCGGCTCGGCCGCCGACACCCGCTGGATCGACGACCGCGAGGACCTGCCGAAGATCATCCGGGCCGGCCGGCACATCGCCCGCTCCAAGCGCTACATCCGCAACTACGGCTGGGAGATCGAGCCGGAGGAACTGGTCGCGTATGTCGAGCAGGAGGCCGCCCGTGGTGACGGCTGGGTGAAGCTGGTCGGCGACTGGATCGACCGCGACGCCGGCGACCTGACCCCGTGCTGGCCGGCCGAGGCGCTGACAGCGGCGATCACCCGCGCACACGAGCTCGGCGCGCGCGTCACCGCGCACGTCTTCGGCGAGCACGCCCTCCCGGACCTGCTTGCCGCCGGCATCGACTGCCTCGAGCACGGCACCGGCGTCGAGCCCGACCTGCTCGCGCAGATGTCCGCCAACGGGGTCGCGGTCGTCCCGACGCTGATCCAGCTCGAGAACTTCCCGGAGTACGCCGAGCAGGCCGACGCCAAGTTCCCGGTGTACTCGGCGCACATGCGCGACCTGTACGACCGTCGCCTGCACCGGCTGCGGGACGCGTTCGAGGCCGGCGTACCGGTGTATGCGGGGACCGATGCGGGCGGTGTCCTCGGGCACGGGCTGGTCGCCCAGGAGATCCAGGCGCTGACCGAGATCGGCATGTCGGGGGAGCAGGCCCTGGCCGCGGGATCGTGGGCGGCCCGCGCCTGGCTCGGTGCGCCGAGCGAGCTGCGACCGGGCGATCCCGCCGACCTGGTGGTGTACGACGAGGATCCGCGGGCGAACCCTGCCGTCCTCACTCACCCGCGCTTGATCGCGCTCCGTGGTCGCGTGATGTTCCAGCGGTGA